The genomic region GATCCCTTGGGATCCGGGCCTTTGCCATGTCGCGGCCCTTTTCTCAAGTTGTCGGAGTGAAGTGCGGTTCGCGGGGCATGAGTTGGAGCCAGTCGTGTTTCACTTGTCTCTCTGTGGGCATGTCGACAAAACGCCGAAGTGACTTCACTGGCCGCGGTATACCAGGTGTACGCGGGTAGCAGGTGGTGCGACGATGGTATTTATGGGGGACAGGGCAACTCTGTTGGAGACAGGGCGGTTTGTGCAGCGACGCGGCCGGACGACGGAAAACATGGCAGATGCGGCATTCGCCACTGCCCTGGCCGGGACCGCTGACATCGCCGACGGCGTCCGTGAGGACGCCGTCGTCACCATGGACACCACCACCGGCACAGCCGATGCCGTCGAGAGCGCCGAGGCGGCCGAGGGCGCGGACACGGGTGGCGCGGACACCGCGGATGGTACGGATCACGCCGACGAGACCGAGGCCCGGCACCGGCGTGCCGCGGAGGCCGGTGACACGGCGTCGATGAGCGTCCTCGGCGCTCTCCTGCTGCGCCGTGGTGATCTGGACGGCGCCGAGGTCTACCTGCGCGCGGCCACCGCCGAGGGCGACCGCGCCGCGGCCAACAACCTCGGCGTGCTCCTGCACCAGAGGGGATACGCCGACGAGGCCGCCGGATGGTGGCGCATCGCCGCCGTCGCCGGCTCCGCCGCCGCCGCGCACGCCCTCGGGCGCCACTTCAGGGAGCGCGGGGACGAGCCCGGCGCCGAGTACTGGCTGTGCCAGTCCGCCGAGCAGGGCCACGCGCTGGGCGCGTACGCGCTGGCGGACCTGCTGGAGCACCGCGGTGACGCAGGCGCCGAGCGCTGGCTGCGCGCCGCAGCGGAACAGGGACACAGGGAGGCCGCGTACCGCCTGGCGCGGACGATCGAGCGCAACGCCGTCGGCGACGCGCACGACGCCTTCGGTCTGGGCCGCGTCGTGGGTGACGACCGCCGGGGACTGGGCGCCGACGCGCCGGTGAAGCCGGACGGGCCCGTCGCGGGCCCCGATTCCGGACGCGTCGGCGAGGCCGAGCAGTGGTACCGCCAGGCCGCGGCGCGTGGGCACCGCCGTGCCGCCCTGCACCTCGGCGCCATCCTCGAGCAGCGCGGCGAACTGAAGGAGGCCGGCCGCTGGTACCTCACCGCGGCCAAGGACGGCGAGCCCCGGGCGGCCTGTGCCCTCGGTTTCCTGCTGCGTGACGCGGGTGACGAGGAGAG from Streptomyces sp. QL37 harbors:
- a CDS encoding SEL1-like repeat protein: MVFMGDRATLLETGRFVQRRGRTTENMADAAFATALAGTADIADGVREDAVVTMDTTTGTADAVESAEAAEGADTGGADTADGTDHADETEARHRRAAEAGDTASMSVLGALLLRRGDLDGAEVYLRAATAEGDRAAANNLGVLLHQRGYADEAAGWWRIAAVAGSAAAAHALGRHFRERGDEPGAEYWLCQSAEQGHALGAYALADLLEHRGDAGAERWLRAAAEQGHREAAYRLARTIERNAVGDAHDAFGLGRVVGDDRRGLGADAPVKPDGPVAGPDSGRVGEAEQWYRQAAARGHRRAALHLGAILEQRGELKEAGRWYLTAAKDGEPRAACALGFLLRDAGDEESAAVWWLRAAQDGDGNAANALGALHAARGEQQTAERWYRAAMDAGDVNGAYNLGLLCAAQDRIPQAEQWYRRAAYAGHREAANALAVLLLQAGDATGAEPWFSKAAEAGSVDAAFNLGILHAGRDEDRTALGWYQRAAAAGHTDAALQVGMALLRDGDERQAERHLRCAAGGGSAEAAFRLAGVLDLRQPAPGPPALGEQMPEKTECEEWYERAAEQGHRRAQVRAGMLAAARGDMASAARWYREAAESGSRNGAFNLGLLLAREGSEREAALWWSRAANDGHGRAALRLALLAARRGELTEGQRWCARAVELGPAEVSERAARLLEALHQELTA